From the genome of Deinococcus sp. JMULE3, one region includes:
- a CDS encoding metal-sulfur cluster assembly factor: MTAPENAPAPAGLPSEAQVLEALKVVKDPEIPVNVVDLGLIYGVDVQESGVVDITMTLTSVGCPVQDLIRSDAELAVGRLDGVSEVNVEFVWTPPWGPDKMTEDGKRQMRMFGFNV, from the coding sequence ATGACCGCTCCCGAGAACGCACCCGCCCCGGCGGGTCTGCCCAGTGAGGCGCAGGTCCTGGAGGCCCTGAAGGTCGTGAAGGACCCGGAAATCCCGGTGAACGTGGTGGACCTCGGCCTGATCTACGGTGTGGACGTGCAGGAGTCCGGCGTGGTGGACATCACCATGACCCTGACCAGCGTGGGCTGCCCGGTACAGGACCTGATCCGCAGCGACGCGGAACTCGCCGTGGGCCGCCTGGACGGCGTGAGCGAGGTGAACGTGGAGTTCGTGTGGACGCCACCATGGGGTCCGGACAAGATGACCGAGGACGGCAAGCGCCAGATGCGCATGTTCGGCTTCAACGTCTGA
- a CDS encoding rhodanese-like domain-containing protein — translation MEEVTPQEGLRRVQQGALLVDVREQNEFDEVHAEGAQLIPLSEFESRYAELPKDRELVMICRSGARSARAGEFLKAQGYDSVVNLAGGTMAWVQDGLPSVQGGN, via the coding sequence ATGGAAGAAGTCACCCCACAGGAAGGGCTGCGCCGCGTGCAGCAGGGCGCGCTGCTCGTGGACGTCCGCGAACAGAACGAATTCGACGAGGTGCATGCCGAGGGCGCCCAGCTGATCCCCCTGAGCGAGTTCGAGAGCCGCTACGCGGAACTCCCGAAGGACCGTGAACTGGTCATGATCTGCCGCAGTGGCGCGCGCAGCGCCCGCGCGGGCGAGTTCCTGAAGGCGCAGGGGTACGACTCGGTCGTGAACCTCGCGGGCGGCACGATGGCCTGGGTGCAGGACGGACTGCCCAGCGTGCAGGGCGGGAACTGA